CATTTCCTGATTTTTTGGTCTTCAATAATTTTGCCTTCGATGCTTTACATCCGGGAGGCCTCTTTCTTGGAGACTGAACACTACCTCCACTCGTAGGATTGCTATCTTCTAATGTAGTcgctgtgtttggaacttgagagaaatcaggagagtctaaatttggattttgagagaaatcAGGAGATAGCGGGACCGAACTTGTATCCATTTGTGAAGATCTTGGGTCGGACCTGGGTGGGGTTAAATCCGCCCACTTCATACTGTGTTCTAAGATTGCCCAGCAACAATCCAAATTGGCGAAAGGTTTAGTCTCAGTATCTTTGTAATGTCTCTTCGCTAGATCAATCTatacaaataataacaaaataatttaattaattatcaaaataataatattaacaaattcttatgaaaacaaaataatattattaacaaaataatattattaacaaaataataatacctCATTTTGTTCTGTCATTCCACTTTGATGTTGCCTTTGAATTTGCCTTAAATATCCACGATATTTGTTGCAAGTCTGCTGGATGACTTGCCATCGAGACTTGATAGAAGCATCCGATCGTACATCGCCTCCTGTgaattcagtgtatttttttgCAATCCGATCCCATAATTTAGATCTTGGTTGGTTGGTACCAATAATCGGGTCTTGACTAATGCACAAGTAAGCATTACAAATTGCTTCATCTTGATCGGAGTTGAACGATTTTCCTCTCGCACTACGACTTCCTTCTGCCATAATTaatacactattttttttggagagtgTTTGTGGagaatgaataaaaattttgttgtctaaAATTCTATTAAGACACATTTATAggcaggggaaaaaaatggaccgttacaaatttttttcaacaccCAAACAGCCGTTGGGTCACCAACGGtcggattttaataaaaaaaaaaaaaaaaaaaaagaccaacgGTCGGATTCCAACCGGTGTCCAACTttactctttctcttcttttaatcttttatcatctgttctctctctctctctctctctctctctacgaagACAGACTCcacccctcctctctcctctcaaaccagatggctcctctctctctctctctctctctctctctctctctctttctctgtagcagactcccctctctctctctctctggcgtCCAACCCAGccctcctctccctttctctgaACCGAAGGGAGAAATCCTAGACAGAAAGGCACAGCCGGCCAGAGTTTCAGAAGGGTACAGCCGGCGAACAGCCGGCGGCATGCGCCGTCCATGGATCGTCAAGAATCGGGGTACGAGACGGTCATCTCCGGATTCCGGCGTGTTCTACCGGATTCCGGCGTGTTCTTCCAATTTCCGATGCCTTTCCGACGAAATCAGGTAACCTCCGGCTGTCCAAAATTCTGGTATTTCAGTTGGATTGGATGATTTTGGTGACCTGTAATTTATAGCTGCAGCCAAAAGGAGATGTAAATATACATCTCCCTTTCCATTTGTGCTATTTTCCATCTCCAAAATTGctattttacatccccattggagcAGTTTTTTTTACATCTGGGTTGTATTATAAGTATAGCACCTggttttacatccccattggggatgctcttataCGTCGCATTTATAGCCCAAATTTTACACCACCAATTACTTTGTACGTCGCACTTATAGCTCAAGTTTTACACCGCCAATTACTTTAATACTCCTGTTTAGATTTGAAACCCCGAACTGCACCATCAATTCTATTAGGGCGCCGCAattcgcagccttttattttATCCCATAActcactacatttcggtaaatagttgttgaaaatcataaataatatttcggtaaattgttgttgaaaacaagattatatttcggtaactacacgtcgaaaatatgttcaactttcgataaacaactgccgaacatacattttcggtaaatagctgttgaaaaaaatattatatttcgataattggatgctgaaaatatatctcaatttcggtaactaactgtcgagtataattgaaaatttttaacgggttatgggagaaaatagagggctgcgaatagcagagCCCTTCTATTAATGCAAGGTACCTAAAAAAATTTTTCCAGAAAATATTCTGAAAAGAGGAATTAAGGGTCTAGATTATCTTTTGAGTAAATCTAAActctaaaattttttttcaaaatattttctgaatAAATTATTTGGATACTTAGCATTGCTTGAATCATTTGGCTTCACGGGCTCAACAAGTTGACCGTGAAAACTGagctgccaaaaaaaaaaaaatacaccctCAAAGACGTCCAGGTCCAACCGTCCAATCCAATGTACCATGAAACGTCTTTTCTCCCGCAACCATTCTCTCTGTTttcgttttctctctcttctttagAACGAacacatacagagagagagagagagagagagagagggcgcgCGCGCGCGAGAGTCCATAGTTACGTAACATACACCCACTTCAGCAAAATCTGCGAAAAATACCCAAAgtaagagggagagagggtggGAAGAGAGACGATCTGAGCCCTCTAATGGCCTTTACCTCCTCTTATTCTCCTGTAATTCGCACCTCCAATGTTcccaatccaatcccatcaaACAAGCTCaaaggtactctctctctctctctctctctctctctctctctctcggatttTGCAAAATCGTAGCTCATcggccttttctttttcatttttcccccttttctcCGATTGGACGCTGAGAAAATTTAGGAATGAAACAGAGCAATGCTTCCGAAATCCCTCTAGTTCGTGTGCTTTGGAAACCAAAGAGCTGTCCgtgaaaaaaagaaaccaaagagCTGTGTGTAGAGAAAAATTTCCACTTTTCAGATTCAATTAGACTGAAAAGTTGGCCAAAAACTGTGCCCGAATCCAACAGTCTAATACTCcacctttttcatttttggatggAAATAGTTTTCGACAATTCGAAAAGATACTTGTAATGTTTTCTTAAATCCTTTTTTAACAGTTATCCGACATgaagtttctttcttttgtttttgttttttaatagcTCAACAAGTTAGAACATTGATTTTTCGAACGAGCAATTCTAGGAATATACATTGAGGTCATAACTATGTTCGGAGTTGTTTGATGCACACGTATATCGAAGTTGTGTTATGAAGTTGCCTTCCTAGACAGTTGTGGAGCCAGGATTTGGATCCGTGGTCGTGCTGTTTGATGGGAATCTACCTGTGTTGCCTGTTGTTCGTAATGTTGTAAAATGGGAGTCAACCTGTGTTGTTGCATGTTGTTCGTTAAGGTGTAAAGATTATGGTTACATGCAACTTCGTATAATTAGTTTTCGTGGTggactttgttttttttgttaaaaagaataaaatctcGGTCCAACTCTCTCGTGGTCTTCAACTAAAAACCATTGAGATATCATTGTTATGATCATCGTTTTTTTTTACATTATCTGTGTGCaatatataattttccaaatatcaataggaacagaaaaaaagaaattttggtttgaaactggGGTGGGGGTGGCACATACCCTTCCCCCACTGTGTGGCTCCGCCATTGTTCCTACACTTTTTGTTCTAGAACAGTAACCAAATGATTTCAGTGTAATACTATATAGCTAATCTTATGATGGTACCTTTTTACGTGTATGTGTTTTGCTTTAATTTGAAGGGATTCTCATACATCTTTAGTCTCTATGTAATTGTTTTACACTTTTGCCATTCAGCCTCACGGACCAGTTCATTCCAACCCTTGAATCGAGTCAGTGTTCAATCAGTGGTTGGAAATATTCACCGCCAGCAAAAATGGCCGGTAAAAATGGTTAGTGCAGAAGTAAAGAGAAGTGATTCAGTTGTTACATTGGCATCAACCGTAGGCACTTCTGGTATGCAGATTTCCTGTCTTagattattactttcattttgtttccaaaaaaaagacagaaagaagaagattgtTACTTTTATACTTGCTACAGTTCTATTTTTGTTTAGTATTGATTGCTTATTAGCATGCCAAATTGCTCCTATgaccttttttttgttgcacaATTTGCAGAAGTCAATGATAAGAGAGAAACAGAGGATTATGAGAAAATGGTAAAAGAGTTAGAAAATGCTTCCCCTCTGCGAATTATAGACAAGGCCCTTGAAAAGTTTGGGAATGACATTGCCATTGCTTTCAGGTACTTATGTTCTTTGCTCTTACGCTTAGGTTACTCTTCCTGATGGTTTTTACTATCTTGGACCCAAATGATCTCAGTTGCTTCTGCGTTCCATTCCCCTCATGACCGTGAAAAATTTCCTTGTGCTTTGCCATAAGAAATTGAAGCTGTTTTCTGCTGAAACTGTTCTCATTCAACTTCGGTCATTATCGGTTTTCCACTCCCACTGTGATTGATTGAGATTGAGGTAAAGGATAATTAGGAACTTGAGTTGCCACATCGAGGTCAATGCAGTTTTCTAACTGGGTTTTCTCGTTATCGGTCTTGTTCTTTTGTGTTGTATCCAATCTTGAAAGAGACGGAAAAAAGAATTTTGATTCATCAGAAGATGAACTGGTGGTCCCGGTCATATGTTAGAGTTTCTTGTTTCGTCTATTGCGGAAATCCAGCCCATCAGATCTCCTTGCGTAGGCAGGAAAATCCAGTTGCGACATGTTTTTTATTTAGCATACAACAAAGAATATATCCGTAGTCGAGGGATTTATGGATGAAAAAGACAAAGGTAGGGATTTTCCTTCTCAAAGTAAGTTTATGTTTTCCTCACCTTTTAGTTTCCCTTAACAAATCTCTCCACAATTCCTTGATCCAAAGACTGCATAAAATAAACCCTCTCTCCCCTTTGACTCCAGTTGTAGATACTAGAAACTAGAAAGGAGGCTTTCAATATCCATTAGGTAGCGCTTTATATCGTCAGTACCTGTGTCATACCTATTCATGTGGCGTTGAAAGAGCAACTTGGATGCTCCAGGAAAGGTTGCGGGAAATGTTTGAACTAGAATGTTACATTGATGTCATGATTCAATGTTTTGTATTGGTTTTGATATGGAATTCCCAGGAACTTCATCTTGATCAAAGTATTTACATACAAGTCCTGGATCCCGCAACTGAAATCGTAGTTGTCAACTTCAactctttcattttcttgattccatcttcCACGTTTGGACTTCTTGCTTAAAAAGCGCTATACTGATTTTCTTGGCTGTAACAACTGTGAAGTGCATTGCTGAATACATAATTTTGCACTTGAACAACGGttaaaagggtaattttgtcatCCAATATTAAGAACCACACTAAATTTCCACTTGATGATGATATGTGCAGTGGAGCCGAGGATGTGGCATTGATTGAATATGCACGATTGACAGGCCGGCCCTTCAGGGTCTTCAGCCTAGATACAGGGAGACTGAATCTAGAAACATACCAATTTTTTGATACTGTTGAGAAGTGCTATGGCATTCACATTGAGTACACATTCCCTGATGCTATTGAGGTTCAAGAACTAGTAAGAAGCAAAGGGCTTTTCTCATTTTACGAAGATGGGCACCAAGAGTGCTGCAGAGTTAGGAAAGTTCTCCCCCTAAAGAAAGCCCTTACGGGTCTCAGAGCCTGGATCACTGGGCAAAGGAAAGACCAGTCTCCAGGCACAAGGGCAGATATCCCGGTAGTTCAAGTGGACCCTTCTTTTGAAGGAGCTGACGGTGGGATTGGAAGCTTGGTGAAGTGGAATCCTGTGGCTAACATCCAAGGCAGAgacatttggaactttttaAGAGCCATGGATGTACCGATCAATGCATTGCATTTGCGAGGGTACGTCTCGATAGGATGTGAGCCTTGTACAAGGGCAGTCCTGCCGGGGCAGcatgagagggagggaaggTGGTGGTGGGAAGATGGTAGGGCTAAGGAATGTGGGCTCCACAAAGGAAACATCAAGCAAGAAGAGGGGTCCCTAGTTAATGGGAATGGAAATAGTGCTATGCACATAAATGGAACAGCTACTGTTTATGATATCTTTTGCCGTGAGAATGTGATTTCTTTGAGTAGAAGTGGGATCGAGAACTTGGCAAAGTTGAAGAACCGAAGTGAACCGTGGGTGGTTGTGCTTTACGCATCTTGGTGCCGCGTCTGTCAGGTAAAATTAATCGAGGCTTGAATTAGTTTGATACATAGATCGAAGTTAAATCAGGATGCAAaccatattttgttttttctaattttctcaATCATGCATTGTGTAATATTGAATATCCTAGCATACTTGACATCTTTGGAACTAGGTTTAAAAATTTATCTTTACAGAAAATGAAAGTAGGTTGTGAAATTTAGAGAAAGACGTGGGCCGTGGATCAGTACCTAATAAATATAAAGACAGGCAGCATCAACAGTCAATAATTCGAGGTGCGTGTCAACAGGCTTGGACACCATGAGACATAAAGAAAACTAGAGGTTCAagtagataattacaacttgtTTGAAAGTTTGTTCTTCTAACAGACGACCTGTTTAATAGGCAATGGAAGGATCATACGTGGAGCTGGCGGATACACTAGGGGGTAGTGGAGTCAAGGTGGGAAAGTTTCGGGCCGACGGTGATCAGAGGGCATTTGCAGAGAAAGAACTGCAGTTGGTAAGCTTCCCCACAATACTCTTCTTCCCCAAACACTCTTCTAGGCCTGTCAAGTACCCCTCGGAGAAGGGAGACGTGGACTCATTGATGGCTTTTGTGAATGCTTTCCGATGAGGAGATGGTAACGGCATTTGAGAAAGTCAAAATAGTCTTTAGGTAAAATAAAGGTACAGGAGCTTAAAGCTTTCATAGTTACATATACGAAGTACATGCccagtttctttcttctttttcacgtTCTTTTTGCCAAACTAGATGATGTCTAGGAATTCGTCTGGGAATTATGATTGTGTAATTCTGTTGGGTTCTGGATAGGTAGGGATTGTCTGAAGAAAGGGGATTACTTTTGTTACTTTCGGGTTCAATTACTGTCATCTGATTCTTGTAACCCGATGGTTAAATTTTCTGCTTTCTGCTTGTAAATTTTTGCGACGAGTTGCGAAGGTTATACATGTGTAACACAAGTTCTTAGATTTGTGGAGTCAGTAATCTCATTCCTAagggtgggtgtgtgtgtgtgtgagagagagagagagagagagagagagagagagagagagagagagattcaaacAAAAAGCTCATGTAAGACGACAAAAATACGAGCTGtttgggagtatttttttggtatttttttgtgtctattaattttttttttttaaattttggtattAACTTTTATTGCAACTTTTGCTTTGAGTTTCGGGGAAAGATATCTTGTACAACTACACACACTGTAACGCAAGCAAGTGGAAGCGCGTACGGCTCAGTGTACGTGGGTATCTTCGTGAATACGACTATGTGTGGCTTGAGTGGAAGGATGTATGGTTGTAGtagttttcattaaaaaatttactatttgaTCACACATTTATTCAAATGTGTTATGTGCCCTTGGTTTCCTCTAGATCCTCCGATTTTGCAACAGTTGGTCTAGCCTCGGATGGAACTTTGAATAACTAGCTGTCAACAATGGAAGAAATCCGAATTCCCATGGTTGGTCAAAATTGCAGATTGGTCAATTTCCATGGAGTTATCCAAAAGAGATGGTGGGCTTTTCTGAACAGACATGTTACGCAGAAAACCCCAAAGAACCAAGTGGAAAGGGACAAGGGCAGGCATTAGAAATTGACCCAAAAAGCTAGAGCTTTCACACCAACACCAATCGGCCGTCACGCTGCGTTGTGGGGCTTGTCACCGACCGGCTGTCAGGCTGCGTTGTGGGGCTTGGGTGGCACAACCGGCTGGCTATCACATGGATGGCCATGGCACCCAAGCTCATCGTATGTGGCCCGGCAACCGGATTCACACGGGCTCACATTGAACTCGTTTGGCGTACAGGTTCATACTAGATTCGTTTGGCATAGCGTGACAGCACACTTGCAAACAAGATCATATTGGACTAAAGTTTCATGtgcaaaaaggaaagaaacaaGGTGAATAGTTGAAGCTAAATTCTAAGGAAGAAGCACAGAGCGTAAAGAAGATTAGGAGATGAGTCATGGCTTGAAGTGTATTTTATTccagagaaacttattcacagtTCCGCTCAATCTCACCCAtccattcgcgcaatcaatagctgagatgtgttttcaatttttaccggtcaaaattgattttcaattcggaccgtctaaaatatttttggatgcGCGCGGTTTAGCGCTGTAAATCTTCTTTACGGGACACCcggtaaagaagtttttctctttttattctcGATGTTGTCTCAGGTATGAAAGTGATGTAAACAACTTATTGCTAGCTGGTCGGTCAAAACTGTGAGCAATCATGATGAGCCGTGGTGCAGCAGGAGAACAACTTGGTATCCTACTCCTCTTAAATGAGAATCAGTTTCGCTTGGCTTTTTAAAGGGTGTTTTGGAGTTGGGGTTGCGTGGCAAAAGGCAGACGGGGGAGGGTGGGGGTGGTGCGGACATTTGCTTTTGGGTTTCGCTTGGTTAGTGGGCTGCGTGGCAGCAAGGGGGAGGTTTCGCTTGCCAATTTTTCCCCATTTTGGACAATTTTGGATCTCTAATGCTGGCCATACAAGCTGGCCCCTTTGCCTGTAATTGTAATTTTCCCTTCTGACCCACGTGGCGTGATCCCCTTGATACCTGGTGCAAAACAGAAACATGTGTacatctctccatctctctacATCTCCCCTTTTTCTCCGATCTCCCTGTTGCAAACGtgcatctctttctctctcatctccttcCCTAACTGagacacctctctctctctcctcccttatTTTCACCGACAaacaccaccacttccaccttCTTCTTCGGCGAGCGGCACCCCGCTCTGGCCACCTCCCTCTCTACCAACGAAGAGAATATTTTCCCAACTCCCATGAGTGCATCTTCTCGGACCTTCGCCGTCTCTCCCGCTCTCTCTCCTGAGATCCTTCCATTACGAAGCCAACTGTAACCAAACCCCAAAATCAAAggtttttcgtcactgaaagcgAAATCTGGTGGGCCAGAACCAAGGCCCAGATGGGGCGGCTTCGATCACGAGATTTCAGGCCAAAAAACTGTGTCATGGGACAAGTCAAGATCCTAAAGCCAGGCGAGGAACTGAGGCTGCCGCCGACGAATTTGGTTCTGGGTCCCACAGATCTGTTGGGTCTCGACTCGGACACGGTCTAGAGGTATTTTcatctctttttccttctccatgTGTGTTGCATGTGTGCTTTTATGACTTTACCGTCACTCCGCTCGCTCCATTACATGTAATTTTGTGATGATTTCTTGCATTTAGGTTTCATTGTGTGCTTTTGTGCTTCTGTGTTCGATTTGTGTGGGTAGACTCATTTAGGGCTACTATTTTCAGTTGCTGATGTTTTCCCCCTTCCTGATTTTTGTTGCATGTTCGCTTTTGTGGCTTTATTCTGAAATCGTGTAGtattcattttcatttgttgtttttgtgACAGATTTTGAGGAATTTTGATGTCTGGTCTGGTTGGTTTGGTTGATTTGGTGAGTGAAGTATTAGAAAGTGAGAAGTAAGGAGTATTATAGTCTTGTTTGTTTGCGTGTTCAACAACTATTAATATGATAATCCATATGAAGAACAAGCAGGCatcaaacaaaattaattattttttcttgttatgGTGGAACTCATCATCAAGATGTccattaattttttctagaTCTTTATTCTTGTCTTCATTCTATGAGTGGACATTCTATGAAATATTACATGCTTTCAGCCTTGAGTTTCAGTATGTATGTCATTTCATTATTTAGGTATGTTACACTTAACCATAAAATTTTGTGGATAGGCATTTGGATTTGAAATACAGACACATAATTCCCAATACAAGTTAGAAACAAAATGGATCCCTATTGTGTTGATAGCCTGGTAGGATCATTACTTTGTGGTTAATTCTGTTTGTGGGTATAATTTGGTGTATGGAGAGGAGCTGGTCCCATGAACCAagcccttctttcttttcttttcctttcctttttctgcTGCTATTGTTGTTTGTGATGATAAACGTCTCTTCTTGTTGTTGTTCCAATCCAAGAGTGcctaataatttttcctcaacTATGACACCCTGTGATGATTTACATCTCTTGAGTTCGTGTGTGTCGAGAAAATGGGACCCATTTCTTGGCTTGACAAGTCTGAGGGCCTGTACATGTGGAAGAGTAGACAGATTGGCCCTCTCTCAATGGGGCAACTATTTTTCCAGCCATGGTGGTAAACACCTTTTCTTCTGCTATCAAAATGCAGATCTGATCGATTTCTTGGCTTGGCAAGTCTGAGGGCCCGTGGGAGAGTAGACTGATCGGTAAGCTTATGATGTTCTCAATACAAGGTAGATAAAGCTGATTGGCCAAATGCTTTTGTTCAGATGGATTAGTGTAATTGATTGCAATCCATTAGTGGAATAAATGCATTTGTGATTTCGTCCGAGGCCCAAAGATTTCTTGGTCAAGAGGGTTCAAAAGATAGGAAAACTGGACGTTCAGTGAGTCAGACACAGTTACCGTTGCGATTGACACGGCCATAAGGGTGCTTAATTGCTTATAAGTTTTGATACATCATACCCTGCATGTGAATTTTTCATCccacatatcgaataagttaagttGAAATGGTAAGAAAATGTAATGATGTCAGAATAAATAACCCTATAGTTTGATGTATTTCACCACTATGAATCTGCTTGTATTTTCTAATAAACCTGTACAACTCCTTGATTTACAGGGCATTCTTGCAGAAATTGTAGAATTTGTGATGGGAAAGGAACTTATCCCAGCTGTGATGGGGAGATATGGGGTGTTAGACGACGTGTGATAGTCCCAATATTGCATCAGAAGGTATCATGATGGCTTCTTA
The sequence above is drawn from the Rhododendron vialii isolate Sample 1 chromosome 6a, ASM3025357v1 genome and encodes:
- the LOC131330502 gene encoding 5'-adenylylsulfate reductase 3, chloroplastic-like isoform X2; this encodes MAFTSSYSPVIRTSNVPNPIPSNKLKASRTSSFQPLNRVSVQSVVGNIHRQQKWPVKMVSAEVKRSDSVVTLASTVGTSEVNDKRETEDYEKMVKELENASPLRIIDKALEKFGNDIAIAFSGAEDVALIEYARLTGRPFRVFSLDTGRLNLETYQFFDTVEKCYGIHIEYTFPDAIEVQELVRSKGLFSFYEDGHQECCRVRKVLPLKKALTGLRAWITGQRKDQSPGTRADIPVVQVDPSFEGADGGIGSLVKWNPVANIQGRDIWNFLRAMDVPINALHLRGYVSIGCEPCTRAVLPGQHEREGRWWWEDGRAKECGLHKGNIKQEEGSLVNGNGNSAMHINGTATVYDIFCRENVISLSRSGIENLAKLKNRSEPWVVVLYASWCRVCQAMEGSYVELADTLGGSGVKVGKFRADGDQRAFAEKELQLVSFPTILFFPKHSSRPVKYPSEKGDVDSLMAFVNAFR
- the LOC131330502 gene encoding 5'-adenylylsulfate reductase 3, chloroplastic-like isoform X1 — its product is MQETWMFSAQNNHETYPFSGKQASSLNKSSENAMHYASRCEYHITDLDGWLAIWFSLFLHALASRTSSFQPLNRVSVQSVVGNIHRQQKWPVKMVSAEVKRSDSVVTLASTVGTSEVNDKRETEDYEKMVKELENASPLRIIDKALEKFGNDIAIAFSGAEDVALIEYARLTGRPFRVFSLDTGRLNLETYQFFDTVEKCYGIHIEYTFPDAIEVQELVRSKGLFSFYEDGHQECCRVRKVLPLKKALTGLRAWITGQRKDQSPGTRADIPVVQVDPSFEGADGGIGSLVKWNPVANIQGRDIWNFLRAMDVPINALHLRGYVSIGCEPCTRAVLPGQHEREGRWWWEDGRAKECGLHKGNIKQEEGSLVNGNGNSAMHINGTATVYDIFCRENVISLSRSGIENLAKLKNRSEPWVVVLYASWCRVCQAMEGSYVELADTLGGSGVKVGKFRADGDQRAFAEKELQLVSFPTILFFPKHSSRPVKYPSEKGDVDSLMAFVNAFR